One region of Camelus bactrianus isolate YW-2024 breed Bactrian camel chromosome 20, ASM4877302v1, whole genome shotgun sequence genomic DNA includes:
- the BAG6 gene encoding large proline-rich protein BAG6 isoform X3 — protein MESNDSTSTTVKEPDSLEVLVKTLDSQTRTFIVGAQMNVKEFKEHIAASVSIPSEKQRLIYQGRVLQDDKKLQEYNVGGKVIHLVERAPPQLQLPFGASSGTGSASATHGGGPPPGTRGPGASVHDRNANSYVMVGTFNLPSDGSAVDVHINMEQAPIQSEPRVRLVMAQHMIRDIQTLLSRMECRGGSQAQHSQPPPQIPAVAPEPVALSSQTSEPVESEVPPREPMEAEEVEERAPAQSPELTPSGPAPAGATPAPETNAPNHPSPAEYVEVLQELQRLESRLQPFLQRYYEVLGAAATTDYNNNQEGREEDQRLINLVGESLRLLGNTFVALSDLRCNLACAPPRHLHVVRPMSHYTTPMVLQQAAIPIQINVGTTVTMTGNGTRPPPTPNAETPPPGPGQASSLAPSSTTVESSTEGASPPGPAPPPTASHPRVIRISHQSVEPVVMMHMNIQGPLSLSSCPDSGTQPGGVPSAPTGPLGPPGHGQTLALFGLSPLPPTGQQVPGFPTAPTRVVIARPTPPQARPSHPGGPPVSGALPGAGLGTNASLAQMVSGLVGQLLMQPVLVAQGTPGMAPPPAPATASASAGTTNTATTAGPAPGGPAQPPPPQPSASDLQFSQLLGNLLGPAGPGAAGPGMASPTITVAMPGVPAFLQGMTDFLQATQTAAPPPPPPPPPPPPPAPEQQTAPPPGSPSGGTGSPGGLGPESLPLEFFTSVVQGVLSSLLGSLGARAGSSESIAAFIQRLSGSSNIFEPGADGALGFFGALLSLLCQNFSMVDVVMLLHGHFQPLQRLQPQLRSFFHQHYLGGQEPTPGNIRTATHTLITGLEEYVRESFSLVQVQPGVDIIRTNLEFLQEQFNSIAAHVMHCTDSGFGARLLELCNQGLFECLALNLHCLGGQQMELAAVINGRIRRMSRGVNPSLVSWLTTMMGLRLQVVLEHMPVGPDAILRYVRRVGDPPQPLPEEPMEVQGSERTSPEPQRENASPAPGTTAEEAMSRGPPPAPEGGSRDEQDGASAETEPWAAAVPPEWVPIIQQDIQSQRKVKPQPPLSDAYLSGMPAKRRKMMQGEGPQLLLSEAVSRAAKAAGARPLTSPESLSRDLEAPEVQESYRQQLRADIQKRLQEDPNYSPQRFPNAHRAFADDP, from the exons ATGGAGTCTAATGATAGTACCAGTACCACTGTGAAGGAGCCTGACAGCCTGGAGGTGCTGGTGAAGACCCTGGACTCACAGACCCGGACCTTTATTGTGGGGGCCCAG ATGAATGTAAAGGAGTTTAAGGAGCACATTGCTGCCTCTGTCAGCATCCCTTCTGAGAAACAACGACTCATCTATCAGGGACGAGTTCTGCAGGATGATAAGAAGCTCCAAGAATACA ATGTTGGGGGAAAGGTTATCCACCTGGTAGAACGGGCTCCTCCTCAGCTTCAGCTCCCTTTTGGGGCATCTTCTGGAACAGGGTCTGCCTCAGCTACCCATGGTGGGGGACCCCCGCCTGGTACTCGGGGGCCTGGGGCCTCTGTTCATGACCGGAATGCCAACAGCTATGTCATGGTTGGAACCTTCAATCTTCCT AGTGACGGCTCTGCTGTGGATGTTCACATCAACATGGAACAGGCCCCGATTCAG AGTGAGCCCCGAGTCCGGCTGGTGATGGCCCAGCACATGATCAGGGACATACAGACCTTACTATCCCGGATGGAG TGCCGAGGAGGGTCCCAAGCACAGCACAGTCAGCCACCCCCTCAGATACCAGCTGTGGCCCCGGAGCCAGTAGCCTTGAGCTCTCAAACATCAGAACCAGTCGAAAGTGAAGTGCCTCCTCGGGAGCCCATGGAGGCAGAGGAAGTGGAGGAGCGTGCCCCCGCCCAGAGCCCGGAGCTCACCCCTTCCGGCCCAGCCCCAGCGGGCGCAACACCTGCCCCAGAGACAAATGCACCCAA CCATCCTTCCCCCGCGGAGTATGTCGAGGTGCTTCAGGAGCTGCAGCGGCTTGAGAGCCGCCTCCAGCCCTTCCTGCAGCGCTACTATGAGGTTCTGGGTGCTGCTGCCACAACGGACTACAACAACAAT CAAGAGGGCCGTGAAGAGGACCAGCGCCTGATCAACTTGGTTGGCGAGAGCTTGCGGCTGCTGGGCAACACCTTTGTGGCGTTGTCAGACCTGCGCTGCAATCTGGCCTGTGCGCCCCCCCGCCACCTGCATGTGGTCCGGCCCATGTCTCACTACACCACCCCCATGGTGCTCCAGCAGGCAGCCATCCCCATCCAG ATCAATGTGGGGACCACTGTGACCATGACGGGGAATGGGACTCGGCCCCCCCCAACTCCCAATGCAGAGACACCTCCCCCTGGTCCTGGGCAGGCCTCTTCCCTGGCTCCCTCTTCGACCACTGTGGAGTCTTCGACCGAGGGGGCTTCCCCACCAGGGCCAGCTCCCCCTCCAACTGCCAGCCACCCGAGGGTCATCCGGATTTCCCACCAGAGCGTGGAACCCGTGGTCATGATGCACATGAACATTCAAG GGCCACTCTCTCTGTCTTCTTGCCCAGATTctggcacacagcctggtggagTTCCGAGTGCTCCCACTGGCCCCCTAGGACCCCCTGGTCATGGCCAGACCCTGG CCCTCTTCGgtctctcccctctgccccctaCAGGACAGCAGGTGCCAGGCTTCCCAACAGCTCCGACCCGGGTGGTGATTGCCcggcccacccctccccaggctcGGCCTTCCCATCCTGGGGGGCCCCCTGTCTCGGGGGCTCTG CCGGGCGCTGGTCTGGGGACCAATGCGTCTTTAGCCCAGATGGTGAGCGGCCTTGTGGGGCAGCTTCTTATGCAGCCTGTCCTTGTGG ctcaggggaccccaggaatggctccacctccagcccctgccaCTGCTTCGGCCAGTGCTGGCACTACCAACACGGCTACCACAGCTGGCCCTGCCCCGGGgggccctgcccagcctcccccCCCTCAGCCCTCTGCCTCTGATCTTCAATTCTCTCAGCTCCTGGGGAACCTGCTGGGGCCTGCAGGGCCAGGGGCTGCAGGGCCTGGCATGGCTTCTCCCACCATCACTGTGGCGATGCCTGGTGTCCCTGCCTTTCTCCAGGGCATGACTGACTTCCTGCAG GCAACACAAACGGCCgctccaccccctccaccccctccacccccgcctccacctccagccccagagCAGCAGACGGCGCCCCCACCAGGGTCCCCTTCTGGTGGCACAGGGAGTCCTGGAGGTCTGGGTCCTGAGAGCCTGCCGCTGGAGTTTTTCACCTCAGTGGTGCAGGGTGTACTGAGCTCCCTGCTGGGCTCCCTGGGAGCTCGGGCTGGCAGCAGTGAAAGTATCGCTGCTTTCATACAACGCCTCAGTGGATCCAGCAACATCTTTGAGCCTGGGGCTGATGGGGCCCTTG GATTCTTTGGGGCCCTGCTCTCTCTTCTGTGCCAGAACTTTTCCATGGTGGATGTGGTGATGCTTCTCCACGGGCATTTCCAGCCACTGCagcggctccagccccagctgcgATCCTTCTTCCACCAGCACTACTTGGGTGGCCAGGAGCCCACACCTGGTAACATCCGG ACGGCCACCCACACGTTGATCACGGGGCTAGAAGAGTACGTGCGGGAAAGTTTC TCATTGGTGCAAGTTCAGCCAGGTGTGGACATCATCCGGACAAACCTGGAATTTCTCCAAGAGCAGTTTAACAGCATTGCTGCTCACGTGATGCACTGCACAG ACAGTGGATTTGGGGCCCGTTTGCTGGAATTGTGTAACCAGGGCTTGTTTGAATGCCTGGCCCTGAACCTGCACTGCTTGGGCGGACAGCAGATGGAGCTTGCTGCTGTCATCAATGGCCGAATT CGTCGCATGTCTCGTGGAGTAAATCCATCCTTGGTGAGCTGGCTGACCACTATGATGGGACTGAGACTTCAGGTGGTCCTGGAGCACATGCCTGTGGGCCCTGATGCCATCCTCAGATACGTCCGTAGGGTTGGTGACCCGCCCCAG CCACTTCCTGAGGAGCCAATGGAAGTTCAGGGATCAGAGAGAACTTCCCCTGAGCCTCAG CGGGAGAATGCgtccccagcccctggaacaACAGCAGAAGAGGCCATGTCCCGAGGTCCACCTCCTGCTCCTGAGGGGGGCTCCCGAGACGAACAGGATGGAGCTTCGGCTGAGACAGAACCTTGGGCAGCAGCAGTCCCCCCA GAATGGGTCCCTATTATCCAGCAGGACATTCAGAGCCAGCGGAAGGTGAAGCCACAGCCCCCCCTGAGTGACGCCTACCTCAGTGGTATGCCTGCCAAGAGACGCAAG ATGATGCAGGGTGAGGGCCCCCAGCTGCTTCTCTCAGAGGCTGTGAGCCGGGCAGCTAAGGCAGCCGGAGCTCGGCCCCTGACGAGCCCTGAGAGCCTGAGCCGGGACCTGGAGGCACCAGAGGTTCAGGAGAGCTACAGGCAGCAG CTCCGGGCTGATATACAAAAGCGACTGCAGGAAGACCCTAACTACAGCCCCCAGCGCTTCCCTAATGCCCACAGGGCCTTTGCTGATGATCCCTAG
- the BAG6 gene encoding large proline-rich protein BAG6 isoform X5: MESNDSTSTTVKEPDSLEVLVKTLDSQTRTFIVGAQMNVKEFKEHIAASVSIPSEKQRLIYQGRVLQDDKKLQEYNVGGKVIHLVERAPPQLQLPFGASSGTGSASATHGGGPPPGTRGPGASVHDRNANSYVMVGTFNLPSDGSAVDVHINMEQAPIQSEPRVRLVMAQHMIRDIQTLLSRMECRGGSQAQHSQPPPQIPAVAPEPVALSSQTSEPVESEVPPREPMEAEEVEERAPAQSPELTPSGPAPAGATPAPETNAPNHPSPAEYVEVLQELQRLESRLQPFLQRYYEVLGAAATTDYNNNQEGREEDQRLINLVGESLRLLGNTFVALSDLRCNLACAPPRHLHVVRPMSHYTTPMVLQQAAIPIQINVGTTVTMTGNGTRPPPTPNAETPPPGPGQASSLAPSSTTVESSTEGASPPGPAPPPTASHPRVIRISHQSVEPVVMMHMNIQGSTLIQLPSLPPEFMHAVAHQITHQAMVAAVASAATGQQVPGFPTAPTRVVIARPTPPQARPSHPGGPPVSGALPGAGLGTNASLAQMVSGLVGQLLMQPVLVAQGTPGMAPPPAPATASASAGTTNTATTAGPAPGGPAQPPPPQPSASDLQFSQLLGNLLGPAGPGAAGPGMASPTITVAMPGVPAFLQGMTDFLQATQTAAPPPPPPPPPPPPPAPEQQTAPPPGSPSGGTGSPGGLGPESLPLEFFTSVVQGVLSSLLGSLGARAGSSESIAAFIQRLSGSSNIFEPGADGALGFFGALLSLLCQNFSMVDVVMLLHGHFQPLQRLQPQLRSFFHQHYLGGQEPTPGNIRTATHTLITGLEEYVRESFSLVQVQPGVDIIRTNLEFLQEQFNSIAAHVMHCTDSGFGARLLELCNQGLFECLALNLHCLGGQQMELAAVINGRIRRMSRGVNPSLVSWLTTMMGLRLQVVLEHMPVGPDAILRYVRRVGDPPQPLPEEPMEVQGSERTSPEPQRENASPAPGTTAEEAMSRGPPPAPEGGSRDEQDGASAETEPWAAAVPPEWVPIIQQDIQSQRKVKPQPPLSDAYLSGMPAKRRKMMQGEGPQLLLSEAVSRAAKAAGARPLTSPESLSRDLEAPEVQESYRQQLRADIQKRLQEDPNYSPQRFPNAHRAFADDP, from the exons ATGGAGTCTAATGATAGTACCAGTACCACTGTGAAGGAGCCTGACAGCCTGGAGGTGCTGGTGAAGACCCTGGACTCACAGACCCGGACCTTTATTGTGGGGGCCCAG ATGAATGTAAAGGAGTTTAAGGAGCACATTGCTGCCTCTGTCAGCATCCCTTCTGAGAAACAACGACTCATCTATCAGGGACGAGTTCTGCAGGATGATAAGAAGCTCCAAGAATACA ATGTTGGGGGAAAGGTTATCCACCTGGTAGAACGGGCTCCTCCTCAGCTTCAGCTCCCTTTTGGGGCATCTTCTGGAACAGGGTCTGCCTCAGCTACCCATGGTGGGGGACCCCCGCCTGGTACTCGGGGGCCTGGGGCCTCTGTTCATGACCGGAATGCCAACAGCTATGTCATGGTTGGAACCTTCAATCTTCCT AGTGACGGCTCTGCTGTGGATGTTCACATCAACATGGAACAGGCCCCGATTCAG AGTGAGCCCCGAGTCCGGCTGGTGATGGCCCAGCACATGATCAGGGACATACAGACCTTACTATCCCGGATGGAG TGCCGAGGAGGGTCCCAAGCACAGCACAGTCAGCCACCCCCTCAGATACCAGCTGTGGCCCCGGAGCCAGTAGCCTTGAGCTCTCAAACATCAGAACCAGTCGAAAGTGAAGTGCCTCCTCGGGAGCCCATGGAGGCAGAGGAAGTGGAGGAGCGTGCCCCCGCCCAGAGCCCGGAGCTCACCCCTTCCGGCCCAGCCCCAGCGGGCGCAACACCTGCCCCAGAGACAAATGCACCCAA CCATCCTTCCCCCGCGGAGTATGTCGAGGTGCTTCAGGAGCTGCAGCGGCTTGAGAGCCGCCTCCAGCCCTTCCTGCAGCGCTACTATGAGGTTCTGGGTGCTGCTGCCACAACGGACTACAACAACAAT CAAGAGGGCCGTGAAGAGGACCAGCGCCTGATCAACTTGGTTGGCGAGAGCTTGCGGCTGCTGGGCAACACCTTTGTGGCGTTGTCAGACCTGCGCTGCAATCTGGCCTGTGCGCCCCCCCGCCACCTGCATGTGGTCCGGCCCATGTCTCACTACACCACCCCCATGGTGCTCCAGCAGGCAGCCATCCCCATCCAG ATCAATGTGGGGACCACTGTGACCATGACGGGGAATGGGACTCGGCCCCCCCCAACTCCCAATGCAGAGACACCTCCCCCTGGTCCTGGGCAGGCCTCTTCCCTGGCTCCCTCTTCGACCACTGTGGAGTCTTCGACCGAGGGGGCTTCCCCACCAGGGCCAGCTCCCCCTCCAACTGCCAGCCACCCGAGGGTCATCCGGATTTCCCACCAGAGCGTGGAACCCGTGGTCATGATGCACATGAACATTCAAG GCTCCACCCTCATccagctgccctccctgccccctgagTTCATGCACGCCGTCGCCCACCAGATCACTCATCAGGCCATGGTGGCAGCTGTTGCCTCCGCGGCCACAG GACAGCAGGTGCCAGGCTTCCCAACAGCTCCGACCCGGGTGGTGATTGCCcggcccacccctccccaggctcGGCCTTCCCATCCTGGGGGGCCCCCTGTCTCGGGGGCTCTG CCGGGCGCTGGTCTGGGGACCAATGCGTCTTTAGCCCAGATGGTGAGCGGCCTTGTGGGGCAGCTTCTTATGCAGCCTGTCCTTGTGG ctcaggggaccccaggaatggctccacctccagcccctgccaCTGCTTCGGCCAGTGCTGGCACTACCAACACGGCTACCACAGCTGGCCCTGCCCCGGGgggccctgcccagcctcccccCCCTCAGCCCTCTGCCTCTGATCTTCAATTCTCTCAGCTCCTGGGGAACCTGCTGGGGCCTGCAGGGCCAGGGGCTGCAGGGCCTGGCATGGCTTCTCCCACCATCACTGTGGCGATGCCTGGTGTCCCTGCCTTTCTCCAGGGCATGACTGACTTCCTGCAG GCAACACAAACGGCCgctccaccccctccaccccctccacccccgcctccacctccagccccagagCAGCAGACGGCGCCCCCACCAGGGTCCCCTTCTGGTGGCACAGGGAGTCCTGGAGGTCTGGGTCCTGAGAGCCTGCCGCTGGAGTTTTTCACCTCAGTGGTGCAGGGTGTACTGAGCTCCCTGCTGGGCTCCCTGGGAGCTCGGGCTGGCAGCAGTGAAAGTATCGCTGCTTTCATACAACGCCTCAGTGGATCCAGCAACATCTTTGAGCCTGGGGCTGATGGGGCCCTTG GATTCTTTGGGGCCCTGCTCTCTCTTCTGTGCCAGAACTTTTCCATGGTGGATGTGGTGATGCTTCTCCACGGGCATTTCCAGCCACTGCagcggctccagccccagctgcgATCCTTCTTCCACCAGCACTACTTGGGTGGCCAGGAGCCCACACCTGGTAACATCCGG ACGGCCACCCACACGTTGATCACGGGGCTAGAAGAGTACGTGCGGGAAAGTTTC TCATTGGTGCAAGTTCAGCCAGGTGTGGACATCATCCGGACAAACCTGGAATTTCTCCAAGAGCAGTTTAACAGCATTGCTGCTCACGTGATGCACTGCACAG ACAGTGGATTTGGGGCCCGTTTGCTGGAATTGTGTAACCAGGGCTTGTTTGAATGCCTGGCCCTGAACCTGCACTGCTTGGGCGGACAGCAGATGGAGCTTGCTGCTGTCATCAATGGCCGAATT CGTCGCATGTCTCGTGGAGTAAATCCATCCTTGGTGAGCTGGCTGACCACTATGATGGGACTGAGACTTCAGGTGGTCCTGGAGCACATGCCTGTGGGCCCTGATGCCATCCTCAGATACGTCCGTAGGGTTGGTGACCCGCCCCAG CCACTTCCTGAGGAGCCAATGGAAGTTCAGGGATCAGAGAGAACTTCCCCTGAGCCTCAG CGGGAGAATGCgtccccagcccctggaacaACAGCAGAAGAGGCCATGTCCCGAGGTCCACCTCCTGCTCCTGAGGGGGGCTCCCGAGACGAACAGGATGGAGCTTCGGCTGAGACAGAACCTTGGGCAGCAGCAGTCCCCCCA GAATGGGTCCCTATTATCCAGCAGGACATTCAGAGCCAGCGGAAGGTGAAGCCACAGCCCCCCCTGAGTGACGCCTACCTCAGTGGTATGCCTGCCAAGAGACGCAAG ATGATGCAGGGTGAGGGCCCCCAGCTGCTTCTCTCAGAGGCTGTGAGCCGGGCAGCTAAGGCAGCCGGAGCTCGGCCCCTGACGAGCCCTGAGAGCCTGAGCCGGGACCTGGAGGCACCAGAGGTTCAGGAGAGCTACAGGCAGCAG CTCCGGGCTGATATACAAAAGCGACTGCAGGAAGACCCTAACTACAGCCCCCAGCGCTTCCCTAATGCCCACAGGGCCTTTGCTGATGATCCCTAG
- the BAG6 gene encoding large proline-rich protein BAG6 isoform X11: MESNDSTSTTVKEPDSLEVLVKTLDSQTRTFIVGAQMNVKEFKEHIAASVSIPSEKQRLIYQGRVLQDDKKLQEYNVGGKVIHLVERAPPQLQLPFGASSGTGSASATHGGGPPPGTRGPGASVHDRNANSYVMVGTFNLPSDGSAVDVHINMEQAPIQSEPRVRLVMAQHMIRDIQTLLSRMECRGGSQAQHSQPPPQIPAVAPEPVALSSQTSEPVESEVPPREPMEAEEVEERAPAQSPELTPSGPAPAGATPAPETNAPNHPSPAEYVEVLQELQRLESRLQPFLQRYYEVLGAAATTDYNNNQEGREEDQRLINLVGESLRLLGNTFVALSDLRCNLACAPPRHLHVVRPMSHYTTPMVLQQAAIPIQINVGTTVTMTGNGTRPPPTPNAETPPPGPGQASSLAPSSTTVESSTEGASPPGPAPPPTASHPRVIRISHQSVEPVVMMHMNIQDSGTQPGGVPSAPTGPLGPPGHGQTLGQQVPGFPTAPTRVVIARPTPPQARPSHPGGPPVSGALPGAGLGTNASLAQMVSGLVGQLLMQPVLVAQGTPGMAPPPAPATASASAGTTNTATTAGPAPGGPAQPPPPQPSASDLQFSQLLGNLLGPAGPGAAGPGMASPTITVAMPGVPAFLQGMTDFLQATQTAAPPPPPPPPPPPPPAPEQQTAPPPGSPSGGTGSPGGLGPESLPLEFFTSVVQGVLSSLLGSLGARAGSSESIAAFIQRLSGSSNIFEPGADGALGFFGALLSLLCQNFSMVDVVMLLHGHFQPLQRLQPQLRSFFHQHYLGGQEPTPGNIRTATHTLITGLEEYVRESFSLVQVQPGVDIIRTNLEFLQEQFNSIAAHVMHCTDSGFGARLLELCNQGLFECLALNLHCLGGQQMELAAVINGRIRRMSRGVNPSLVSWLTTMMGLRLQVVLEHMPVGPDAILRYVRRVGDPPQPLPEEPMEVQGSERTSPEPQRENASPAPGTTAEEAMSRGPPPAPEGGSRDEQDGASAETEPWAAAVPPEWVPIIQQDIQSQRKVKPQPPLSDAYLSGMPAKRRKLRADIQKRLQEDPNYSPQRFPNAHRAFADDP, encoded by the exons ATGGAGTCTAATGATAGTACCAGTACCACTGTGAAGGAGCCTGACAGCCTGGAGGTGCTGGTGAAGACCCTGGACTCACAGACCCGGACCTTTATTGTGGGGGCCCAG ATGAATGTAAAGGAGTTTAAGGAGCACATTGCTGCCTCTGTCAGCATCCCTTCTGAGAAACAACGACTCATCTATCAGGGACGAGTTCTGCAGGATGATAAGAAGCTCCAAGAATACA ATGTTGGGGGAAAGGTTATCCACCTGGTAGAACGGGCTCCTCCTCAGCTTCAGCTCCCTTTTGGGGCATCTTCTGGAACAGGGTCTGCCTCAGCTACCCATGGTGGGGGACCCCCGCCTGGTACTCGGGGGCCTGGGGCCTCTGTTCATGACCGGAATGCCAACAGCTATGTCATGGTTGGAACCTTCAATCTTCCT AGTGACGGCTCTGCTGTGGATGTTCACATCAACATGGAACAGGCCCCGATTCAG AGTGAGCCCCGAGTCCGGCTGGTGATGGCCCAGCACATGATCAGGGACATACAGACCTTACTATCCCGGATGGAG TGCCGAGGAGGGTCCCAAGCACAGCACAGTCAGCCACCCCCTCAGATACCAGCTGTGGCCCCGGAGCCAGTAGCCTTGAGCTCTCAAACATCAGAACCAGTCGAAAGTGAAGTGCCTCCTCGGGAGCCCATGGAGGCAGAGGAAGTGGAGGAGCGTGCCCCCGCCCAGAGCCCGGAGCTCACCCCTTCCGGCCCAGCCCCAGCGGGCGCAACACCTGCCCCAGAGACAAATGCACCCAA CCATCCTTCCCCCGCGGAGTATGTCGAGGTGCTTCAGGAGCTGCAGCGGCTTGAGAGCCGCCTCCAGCCCTTCCTGCAGCGCTACTATGAGGTTCTGGGTGCTGCTGCCACAACGGACTACAACAACAAT CAAGAGGGCCGTGAAGAGGACCAGCGCCTGATCAACTTGGTTGGCGAGAGCTTGCGGCTGCTGGGCAACACCTTTGTGGCGTTGTCAGACCTGCGCTGCAATCTGGCCTGTGCGCCCCCCCGCCACCTGCATGTGGTCCGGCCCATGTCTCACTACACCACCCCCATGGTGCTCCAGCAGGCAGCCATCCCCATCCAG ATCAATGTGGGGACCACTGTGACCATGACGGGGAATGGGACTCGGCCCCCCCCAACTCCCAATGCAGAGACACCTCCCCCTGGTCCTGGGCAGGCCTCTTCCCTGGCTCCCTCTTCGACCACTGTGGAGTCTTCGACCGAGGGGGCTTCCCCACCAGGGCCAGCTCCCCCTCCAACTGCCAGCCACCCGAGGGTCATCCGGATTTCCCACCAGAGCGTGGAACCCGTGGTCATGATGCACATGAACATTCAAG ATTctggcacacagcctggtggagTTCCGAGTGCTCCCACTGGCCCCCTAGGACCCCCTGGTCATGGCCAGACCCTGG GACAGCAGGTGCCAGGCTTCCCAACAGCTCCGACCCGGGTGGTGATTGCCcggcccacccctccccaggctcGGCCTTCCCATCCTGGGGGGCCCCCTGTCTCGGGGGCTCTG CCGGGCGCTGGTCTGGGGACCAATGCGTCTTTAGCCCAGATGGTGAGCGGCCTTGTGGGGCAGCTTCTTATGCAGCCTGTCCTTGTGG ctcaggggaccccaggaatggctccacctccagcccctgccaCTGCTTCGGCCAGTGCTGGCACTACCAACACGGCTACCACAGCTGGCCCTGCCCCGGGgggccctgcccagcctcccccCCCTCAGCCCTCTGCCTCTGATCTTCAATTCTCTCAGCTCCTGGGGAACCTGCTGGGGCCTGCAGGGCCAGGGGCTGCAGGGCCTGGCATGGCTTCTCCCACCATCACTGTGGCGATGCCTGGTGTCCCTGCCTTTCTCCAGGGCATGACTGACTTCCTGCAG GCAACACAAACGGCCgctccaccccctccaccccctccacccccgcctccacctccagccccagagCAGCAGACGGCGCCCCCACCAGGGTCCCCTTCTGGTGGCACAGGGAGTCCTGGAGGTCTGGGTCCTGAGAGCCTGCCGCTGGAGTTTTTCACCTCAGTGGTGCAGGGTGTACTGAGCTCCCTGCTGGGCTCCCTGGGAGCTCGGGCTGGCAGCAGTGAAAGTATCGCTGCTTTCATACAACGCCTCAGTGGATCCAGCAACATCTTTGAGCCTGGGGCTGATGGGGCCCTTG GATTCTTTGGGGCCCTGCTCTCTCTTCTGTGCCAGAACTTTTCCATGGTGGATGTGGTGATGCTTCTCCACGGGCATTTCCAGCCACTGCagcggctccagccccagctgcgATCCTTCTTCCACCAGCACTACTTGGGTGGCCAGGAGCCCACACCTGGTAACATCCGG ACGGCCACCCACACGTTGATCACGGGGCTAGAAGAGTACGTGCGGGAAAGTTTC TCATTGGTGCAAGTTCAGCCAGGTGTGGACATCATCCGGACAAACCTGGAATTTCTCCAAGAGCAGTTTAACAGCATTGCTGCTCACGTGATGCACTGCACAG ACAGTGGATTTGGGGCCCGTTTGCTGGAATTGTGTAACCAGGGCTTGTTTGAATGCCTGGCCCTGAACCTGCACTGCTTGGGCGGACAGCAGATGGAGCTTGCTGCTGTCATCAATGGCCGAATT CGTCGCATGTCTCGTGGAGTAAATCCATCCTTGGTGAGCTGGCTGACCACTATGATGGGACTGAGACTTCAGGTGGTCCTGGAGCACATGCCTGTGGGCCCTGATGCCATCCTCAGATACGTCCGTAGGGTTGGTGACCCGCCCCAG CCACTTCCTGAGGAGCCAATGGAAGTTCAGGGATCAGAGAGAACTTCCCCTGAGCCTCAG CGGGAGAATGCgtccccagcccctggaacaACAGCAGAAGAGGCCATGTCCCGAGGTCCACCTCCTGCTCCTGAGGGGGGCTCCCGAGACGAACAGGATGGAGCTTCGGCTGAGACAGAACCTTGGGCAGCAGCAGTCCCCCCA GAATGGGTCCCTATTATCCAGCAGGACATTCAGAGCCAGCGGAAGGTGAAGCCACAGCCCCCCCTGAGTGACGCCTACCTCAGTGGTATGCCTGCCAAGAGACGCAAG CTCCGGGCTGATATACAAAAGCGACTGCAGGAAGACCCTAACTACAGCCCCCAGCGCTTCCCTAATGCCCACAGGGCCTTTGCTGATGATCCCTAG